The sequence below is a genomic window from Syntrophorhabdaceae bacterium.
TGCTCTTGCCTTTTTTGTTCCCTACTTCTTTTATGGCGCCTCTTCTCACCTTTCTTGTCATCACGAAAAAGCTTTGTATTTCATTCTCGTCAAGGCATGATCTTAACATCTGATCTGCAAGATCGATGTCTTTCAATCTTTCCTGCAGGTACGCTAAGCCCTTAGTGGTAACTCTCAAATGGATTGCCCTGCGGTCTTCACTCGAACGTTCCCTCACGATCGAGCCATCTTTCTCGAGAGCGTCGGTCAATTTGGTTATGCTCTGATTCGATCGAAGCAGGTTTCTCGCCAGGTCCCTGGGGGGCATACTTCCATTCCCCAGATTGAACATAACAATCAAGGCCATAGTCTTGAGCCAGTCAATTCTGTCCTTGAATACAATGTCGATATATCGATTTATAATGTCGCAGAAGTTAATCAATCTGGGAAACGGTCTTATTGAAATACTCTTCACCATTTCCTCTATGTCGTTGGAACCGGGAAGCTTGAATTTGGTCTTCATAGTCCTCGCCCTGTATATTCGCATGATCCCGTCAAAGGCCGCATGTGGTTTATGTGCACCTTCACCTGAAAACACCTTCCTGTTCCAGCGCACAGAATTCCTCATCGGACATGCCGAGGAGCTCCGTGCACACATATGCCGTGTGTTCACCGAGACAGGGGGATGTACGCATCTCGGCCCTGGACTTAAGCAACTTGAAAGGGGGGTTGGGGTGACCGAACGTTCCGATGACAGGGTGTTTCATCGGGCTGAAATACCCCCTTTCTCTGATCTGAGGATCCGACTCCAACAAGTCTTGTGCGTTCTGCACGACACCTGCTGCTACCCCGTACGTCTGTAGCAGATACATTACCTCTTCCGCACTGTGCTGGCTGGTCCATTGTTGAACAAGCTCATCTAATGCGTCTTCATTTTCTTTTCGTGCCTTTTGCGTAGCGAACCTTCGCTCTTTGGTCCATTGAGGCCCGCCGATAGCCTTGCAAAAACTTTCCCATTCGTCGTCTGCAAAAACAGAAATGACACACCAACGGTCTTCCCCTAGACAGGGGTATGCCCCGTGTGGCACACCGTTGCCGACTCGATTGCCGGATCTGCCCTGAATATGACCGTTAGCCGTGAGATCAAGGATTGCGGGGGTGGTTTTATGGGTCAGCACGTCGAGCATGCTGGTATCAATGTATTGCCCTTTTCCGGTACGACGTCGGTAATCCAGTGCTGAGACAATGGCCATTACAGCAAAGAGCGGGAGGACCAGGTCTCCATATGGGACATTGGTAGGCATCACCGGCGATCTGTCAGGCCACCCTGTCATAAACCGATGGCCCGACTGGCTGCTTCCCATGCCATCAGTACCGAATTCACGGGCCATAGGGCCCGTCTGTCCATATGCACTTATGCTCGCCATAACGATATCCGGCTTCACCGTTCTTGCGAATTCATAATCCAACCCGAGCTTGGTGAGGGTGCCGGGGGTAAAATTCTCCGTCACAACATCAGCCCAGCGGTAAAACCTCGTAACGACTTCCCGCACACGGGGATGTTTCAAATTAAGACCCATGCCGTATTTTGACGTGTTATAGTACGTGAACCATGGTTTATCATCGGGGTTCGTGGGCGAGGACATGGAAACGTTTCTATTTGTCCTGGAAAAATCTATGTGCACCGTGGATTCCACTTTAACGACCGTGGCCCCGTGATCACCGAGGAGTTTGCCCGTCAAACTGCCCGCAAGTGCCCATCCGAAATCAAAGACCTTTATGCCGCAGAGCGCCTGTTTTCCCATGTCCGATCTCACGCAATCTCTCTTAAATAGTCCCCGATGCCACAAGTGCAGTCACCTCGGCTGCCGAGAGTCCCATCTCCTCAACATAGATTTCGTGGTTGTGCTCACCGACGTGGGGGGCACTGCGCCTGATAAGATTCTCCGTCTCGCTACACAGGAAGAAATATCCCGGATAACGCAACGTCCTTCCCCATTCAGGATATTCCACATCCGTGAAATACCGACGTGCCTGAAGCTGGATGTTGTCCAGGATATCATCGGGACCGTCGAGCACTGCAGCATTTATCCTTCTTCTGAGACCCTCTTCGCGCAACTCCTTCTTCGTATGTTTCAGAAAGAACGCGCCTATGGCGGACTCGAACCTGTCGATTGTCTCGCGGCCGAGCGTAGGCAGATCGACCGCTTTCCAATCCGTCACCTCGTGAAGCGGATTGGGTAAACCATCGTCATCCATCCATCGCGATAGGGCGAGATTGCTCGCTTCACCCATGATTCCGGCAATTATCATCCAGCTCACATACCCGTCCCTGCAGGGCCATACGGTTCGCACCTTCATTCCGCCGTATTGGGTGCTCGCGCCACTTCTCTTGGTGAGACGCCGGTCGAATTCCCACTGTATGAAGTTTATGGCATTGCGGCTCGCCGCGACCTCATGGAGAGAAACATCGACCTGTTGCCCCTGTCCCGTGGTCTCCCGAAAATAGTGTGCTATGACTGCTCCAACGGCCGCAGCTACATTTCCATGGTAATAACAGGCCTCCAGCGATTCCTTGAGAGGGGCACGATCGGAATCGCCGGTATTATCCATTATTCCTCCCATGGCGGAAATAACGAGATCGCTTGCTTTGAACCCGCTATACGGGCCCTTCTGCCCGAACGGTGTTATCGACACCAGTATGATTCTCTGGTTGAGGCCGCTCAGAATGTCGTAACCGATACCCAATGACTCCATGGTACCCGGTTTGAAAGATTCCAGCACAAAATCGGCACGTTCGACCAGTCGTTTGAAGAGTTCCTGTGCTTCAGCGTTTCTTATATTCAGCGTTATCCCGCGCTTGTCCGTATTGAACGCCTCCCAGTAGAGGCTTTTTTGCGCATCAGTCGTATCGCCGTAAAACGGAGGGATGGCGCGCGCCGGATCACCTCCGGACTGCTCAATCTTTATTACATCAATTCCGAGCGCCGCGAGGATCTTTCCGCAGGCAAACCCTTGCTGATCTGTAAGATCGAGCGCGCGGAAGCCCTTCAGCAACCCCTCCCTTTTTTCATCTGATTCACAATTTACCATGCATCTTCCTCATAGGGCCGTGGACTTCCTGTTTTTTCAGCGAGGTATTGGCCCGTGACCATCCCTCATCAACCGACTTCAGCATGCCCCCCCGATGGCGTCGGGTAAATTACCGGTCCGTTCTGTCTTGACGGAAGGAGCACGCTCGCGGTGCCCGCAAGTATCAGGGCACCCGTCTGGTCTTCTACGTGGTGTTCGAGATCAACTGAGAAACGCCCGTTCTCCGCGTATTTTCTGGTCACCCGCGCCCTGCACCAGAAGACATTTCCGTAGCCGCCGCGCCTCCTGTGTTCTGAGCGGAGTTTCCAGACAAACCCCTCATCCCCGACCCAGTTCGTTAGCATCATATCAACCCAGGTCGTCCTCTGGGCACCCCATCCTCCAACCCCTTCAGGAGTGAAGGCGTACGTGCCGTGCTTGAAATTCAGATAGACTTTCAGATCAGGATGATATTCTCCCCAGCCGGTATGCTCGTGTATCATACGGAACAGTCTGTCTGAACAAAAAAAGAATTCGCCCGATCCGATGATCCAGGCCACTGATTCGTCCACGGTGAAGGGGCCCCGCACAACAGGCGTCAATTCTTCGCCGACCTCCACGTCCTCCCAATAGCGGGGAGTGGCGCCCCGCACAGTTTCCCGATCCTGTGCCGCATAGACCTCTTTTATATACTCCTCGCTGTGCACGGGAAACTTGGGAGTTTCAGAGATCTTCTGCTTTTTTTCCGCCGGCCAGTACTGGAATTCATCCCTGTCATAGACGAGAACCCAGAAGTTGCACGCAGCGAGGGGCAAGCCCCCATTGTGTCTGTAGAATTCATGCCTGCCATAGATGAATGCAGTTTTGCCGGCCGTTTTTGTCTGTTTTGTCTCGATCTTGGTGGGAAAGACCGTCTTCCAGTCAATCTCATCACCTTCACAGATCGGCGCATACCATTCGTAGTCGTCACCGGTATAAAGTGGCGGATAATTCGCAGACGGAGCAGAACTTACCGGTTCGGGATAGCGACCGAGAGCGATCGTATAAAGGATAGTGGGAGGAGCGATGAGGCACCCATACTTTGTATTCTTTGCATACTCCCTATCGCGGAACAGCGGATTTACATCGCCTATCGCATCAACAAAATGCTTGATCGAGTCTTTCGTCACCTGGGTATTGAAAAAGCAGACCGGTTTTGGAAAAGCGGGTCCGGCCATGTTTGATCCCCATTCGTTGACAAATGTCTTTCCAATACCCCTTTTCAGTTCCTCGATATATTCATCAAAAGTCATAGTGTCTCCTCAAAGTCTTATCCGCCTTGATTCTTGCCCGCTATCGGACTCATTTAAAGATCTTGGCCATTGAATCTGTCTCCTGGGCGACGTATTTCTTGGTATCCGCTGCATTGTGATAGAAGGCGAGATTGCCTATCTTCTTGAGTTCTGCAAGAACAGCGGGATTTTTCAGCACTTCCGCAAGGGTTTTCTCCCATTTCTGTGCGATGCTCGCAGGCAGCTTGGGAGGACCGGAGATACCGCTCCAATAGTGGTATACCATTGTGGGGTAACCCTGTTCCGCTGACGTCGATACATCGGGAAATTCGGGGAGCCTCGTTCTGTACAGTGTCACGATAGGCCGGATGAAACCCGCCTGAGTATTGGGTACACCCATAGTGGCTCCGAACGTGAGAAGTTTTATGCTGCCGCTGCCGCTCAACGTCAGCATCTGCGCCCCGCTTTGTGCAGGCACCGGCTTGGTTTTATTGACATCGACCCCAATCAGCTTGGCGAATTGCCTGACCAGCACGTCTGCCGCGGCCGCGCCACCGCCTGAAGGCCACGTGAAAGCCCCGGGGTCCTTTTTAATCTCTGCTTCAAGATCCTTAAGTGATTTAACGGGCGATGATGCCGGCACAAAGAGAAGGAAAGGCACGGTCGTCGTGAGACTGATATATGTCCGGCTTTCAAGTTTGGGCAGGAGTTCTTTGGGAGCGGTAAGGGGTATCGCTGAACTGGCGGAAATGTTATCGGCGAACATTGTGTAGCCGTCAGGTTCACTGTCGAGCACCTCAAGCAAAGCGGGCACCATGTTGCCGCCAGTCTTATTTACAACATTGACCGGCACACCCCAAAGCTTTTTTAGTTCCGCCGCTATGATACGGGTCGTTAAATCTGTCGAACCCCCTGGGCCGGTGGGGACAATGATGTCAATAGCCCTCGTTGGGTATTTCTCTTGAGCACACGCTCGATCGCTAAAAAAACCCGCGGCGACGAGAGCGGCTACACAAAACGTTGCTAACAAGAATAACTTTCTGATAGACATAGCACCCTCCTGTTTCGTTACGTTCTGGATGTTTCTTACTTCCCCATATCTTCCATTTCTGCGAAATGGCTTCTCACCAATCGCTGACTATGCGAGCCTGCTCCCAGGGCCTCATAAAGAGAGGAGTTAATCCCCATGCAAACAGCACGTGTCGCCATGGAAAAGATAAAGCCACGGCGATGATCGCTCAGTGAAAGACCGCCTACTTCTTGAGCCCGTACAGTTTGACGACTGCATCCGTCTCGTGGGCAACGTATTTTTTGAACTCCGCGGCATCATGGTAGTAGGGAAGCGCCGCTGTCGCCTTTATCTTTGAGAGAACGCCCGGGTTCTTCATGAGATCAGCAATGGCCTTGCTCCATATTTCCACGATATAGTCGGGCATCTTCGCCGGTCCCGAGAGCCCCGACCAGAACTCAACTTCAACCGAGGGATAACCCGCCTCAGCGGTGGTCGGAACGTCCGCAATTTCAGCCACTCTTTTTTTGGAGGCCACCCCGACAGGTTTGATGATACCCGCCTTTGTGTTGGTGATCCCGCTCGTCAGACCCAGGAGGCAAATCTTGACGGCACCGCTGCCTATCAGTGTCACTGATTGCGCAGCGCTCTGCATCGGAACAGGCCTTGTTTTGTTAACATCGACTCCGATCGCGTTCAGGAATTGTTTCATGGCGATGTCCGCGGCGCTTGCCCCACCACCTGACGGCCACGTAAAAGCACCCGGGTCCTTTTTGATATCCGCCTCCAGATCCTTCATGGTTTTTATCGGTGAAGAGGCAGGCACGTAGAATATGAACGGCGTCGTAACAGTCATGGCAAGGTAAGTCCTGTCCGGAATTGTTATGGAACTTGCCTGGGCCACGATGGGCAGCCATG
It includes:
- a CDS encoding MarR family transcriptional regulator, yielding MKTKFKLPGSNDIEEMVKSISIRPFPRLINFCDIINRYIDIVFKDRIDWLKTMALIVMFNLGNGSMPPRDLARNLLRSNQSITKLTDALEKDGSIVRERSSEDRRAIHLRVTTKGLAYLQERLKDIDLADQMLRSCLDENEIQSFFVMTRKVRRGAIKEVGNKKGKSTKPNGQMKNSENIAAANRAGR
- a CDS encoding CoA transferase — translated: MRSDMGKQALCGIKVFDFGWALAGSLTGKLLGDHGATVVKVESTVHIDFSRTNRNVSMSSPTNPDDKPWFTYYNTSKYGMGLNLKHPRVREVVTRFYRWADVVTENFTPGTLTKLGLDYEFARTVKPDIVMASISAYGQTGPMAREFGTDGMGSSQSGHRFMTGWPDRSPVMPTNVPYGDLVLPLFAVMAIVSALDYRRRTGKGQYIDTSMLDVLTHKTTPAILDLTANGHIQGRSGNRVGNGVPHGAYPCLGEDRWCVISVFADDEWESFCKAIGGPQWTKERRFATQKARKENEDALDELVQQWTSQHSAEEVMYLLQTYGVAAGVVQNAQDLLESDPQIRERGYFSPMKHPVIGTFGHPNPPFKLLKSRAEMRTSPCLGEHTAYVCTELLGMSDEEFCALEQEGVFR
- a CDS encoding CaiB/BaiF CoA-transferase family protein — its product is MVNCESDEKREGLLKGFRALDLTDQQGFACGKILAALGIDVIKIEQSGGDPARAIPPFYGDTTDAQKSLYWEAFNTDKRGITLNIRNAEAQELFKRLVERADFVLESFKPGTMESLGIGYDILSGLNQRIILVSITPFGQKGPYSGFKASDLVISAMGGIMDNTGDSDRAPLKESLEACYYHGNVAAAVGAVIAHYFRETTGQGQQVDVSLHEVAASRNAINFIQWEFDRRLTKRSGASTQYGGMKVRTVWPCRDGYVSWMIIAGIMGEASNLALSRWMDDDGLPNPLHEVTDWKAVDLPTLGRETIDRFESAIGAFFLKHTKKELREEGLRRRINAAVLDGPDDILDNIQLQARRYFTDVEYPEWGRTLRYPGYFFLCSETENLIRRSAPHVGEHNHEIYVEEMGLSAAEVTALVASGTI
- a CDS encoding MaoC family dehydratase N-terminal domain-containing protein, with product MTFDEYIEELKRGIGKTFVNEWGSNMAGPAFPKPVCFFNTQVTKDSIKHFVDAIGDVNPLFRDREYAKNTKYGCLIAPPTILYTIALGRYPEPVSSAPSANYPPLYTGDDYEWYAPICEGDEIDWKTVFPTKIETKQTKTAGKTAFIYGRHEFYRHNGGLPLAACNFWVLVYDRDEFQYWPAEKKQKISETPKFPVHSEEYIKEVYAAQDRETVRGATPRYWEDVEVGEELTPVVRGPFTVDESVAWIIGSGEFFFCSDRLFRMIHEHTGWGEYHPDLKVYLNFKHGTYAFTPEGVGGWGAQRTTWVDMMLTNWVGDEGFVWKLRSEHRRRGGYGNVFWCRARVTRKYAENGRFSVDLEHHVEDQTGALILAGTASVLLPSRQNGPVIYPTPSGGHAEVG
- a CDS encoding tripartite tricarboxylate transporter substrate binding protein, translating into MSIRKLFLLATFCVAALVAAGFFSDRACAQEKYPTRAIDIIVPTGPGGSTDLTTRIIAAELKKLWGVPVNVVNKTGGNMVPALLEVLDSEPDGYTMFADNISASSAIPLTAPKELLPKLESRTYISLTTTVPFLLFVPASSPVKSLKDLEAEIKKDPGAFTWPSGGGAAAADVLVRQFAKLIGVDVNKTKPVPAQSGAQMLTLSGSGSIKLLTFGATMGVPNTQAGFIRPIVTLYRTRLPEFPDVSTSAEQGYPTMVYHYWSGISGPPKLPASIAQKWEKTLAEVLKNPAVLAELKKIGNLAFYHNAADTKKYVAQETDSMAKIFK
- a CDS encoding tripartite tricarboxylate transporter substrate binding protein; its protein translation is MNRVKGISMAALVCVVLVVLAGFVNQVYGAEKYPTRAIDIIVPFGPGGSTDMATRILADELKKMWGVPVNVINKLGGNAVPGTMEALNAKPDGYTILADSVITSSWLPIVAQASSITIPDRTYLAMTVTTPFIFYVPASSPIKTMKDLEADIKKDPGAFTWPSGGGASAADIAMKQFLNAIGVDVNKTRPVPMQSAAQSVTLIGSGAVKICLLGLTSGITNTKAGIIKPVGVASKKRVAEIADVPTTAEAGYPSVEVEFWSGLSGPAKMPDYIVEIWSKAIADLMKNPGVLSKIKATAALPYYHDAAEFKKYVAHETDAVVKLYGLKK